The Bacteroidales bacterium genome includes a region encoding these proteins:
- a CDS encoding sugar transferase, with the protein MKRSHQLVRYIVSDILTAELSYTLFFIFRKLYIEPQKFGYQIPVEFDSNFVRGLIILPFFWLLVYYLSDYYRDVFRKSRLQELGQTLLSTLVGVTIVFFAIILDDTVHDYTNYYQSYLAFLVVHFVPTYLARVTITSRTRKLITQGKLSFSTLIIGANLPAEELFFSMTAQGSATGNRFAGYVTVNGKNGISLEKYLPHLGHFDDILPIIRQHKIEEVIIAIDPSEQEKINRILNHLHLTDVRIRAIPSLTDLLSGKVRFTTLYDMPLLEITHSPMPTWQMNIKELMDIVISLLVLVVLSPLCLLIAILIKITSPGPVFYSHERIGRHGKPFKIIKFRTMVPDAEKNGPELSSRNDPRITPIGRFLRRTRLDEIPNFINVLRGEMSLVGPRPERQYYIDQIVQRAPYYVHLHRVKPGITSLGQVKFGYAENVDQMIRRLQYDLLYIENMSLALDIKILLYTIGTIIRQKGI; encoded by the coding sequence ATGAAACGAAGCCATCAGCTTGTACGTTACATTGTATCTGATATACTGACCGCTGAGCTAAGCTATACGCTTTTCTTCATTTTCAGAAAACTGTATATTGAACCGCAAAAATTCGGCTACCAGATTCCCGTTGAATTTGACAGCAATTTTGTCCGCGGCCTGATCATCCTTCCTTTTTTCTGGCTTCTGGTCTATTATCTTTCCGATTATTACAGGGATGTATTCCGCAAATCGCGCCTTCAGGAACTGGGGCAAACCCTCCTCAGCACACTGGTTGGTGTAACCATCGTATTCTTTGCGATCATCCTCGACGATACGGTTCATGACTATACCAACTATTACCAGTCGTACCTTGCATTCCTTGTCGTTCACTTTGTACCCACCTACCTGGCAAGGGTTACCATCACTTCACGGACCAGGAAGCTCATTACACAGGGGAAGCTTTCCTTCAGCACCCTCATTATCGGAGCCAACCTGCCGGCCGAGGAACTTTTTTTCAGCATGACAGCTCAGGGCTCTGCTACCGGCAACCGCTTTGCCGGTTATGTAACGGTCAACGGAAAAAACGGTATTTCGCTCGAAAAATACCTTCCCCACCTTGGGCATTTTGATGACATCCTTCCCATCATCCGGCAACATAAGATTGAAGAGGTCATCATCGCCATTGATCCTTCGGAACAGGAAAAAATCAACCGGATCCTGAACCACCTTCACCTTACCGATGTGAGGATACGCGCCATCCCGTCCCTTACCGACCTTCTTTCCGGAAAAGTGCGGTTTACCACCCTGTACGATATGCCCCTCCTGGAAATTACCCACTCTCCCATGCCTACCTGGCAGATGAACATCAAGGAACTAATGGACATCGTCATATCCCTGCTTGTGCTGGTCGTTCTCAGCCCTCTGTGCCTTTTGATTGCTATCCTGATTAAAATTACCTCACCCGGCCCGGTATTTTACTCGCACGAGCGCATCGGAAGACACGGAAAGCCTTTCAAAATCATCAAGTTCCGCACCATGGTACCGGATGCCGAAAAGAACGGACCGGAACTATCCAGCCGCAACGATCCGAGAATTACCCCCATAGGCCGCTTTCTGCGCCGTACCCGTCTGGACGAAATTCCCAATTTCATCAACGTATTGCGCGGAGAAATGTCGCTCGTCGGCCCCCGGCCCGAACGGCAATATTACATTGACCAGATCGTTCAACGGGCACCCTATTATGTTCATCTGCACCGTGTAAAACCGGGCATCACGTCCCTGGGACAGGTAAAGTTCGGCTATGCCGAAAATGTGGATCAAATGATCCGCCGGCTCCAGTATGATCTTCTCTATATCGAAAATATGTCGCTCGCTCTCGACATCAAAATTCTCCTTTACA